From the Manis javanica isolate MJ-LG chromosome 13, MJ_LKY, whole genome shotgun sequence genome, one window contains:
- the KIAA0408 gene encoding uncharacterized protein KIAA0408 homolog: protein MDLQKQWGNTETNWHKEKMELLDQFDSERKEWESQWKIMQKKIEELCHEVKLRRKFNVNEHAKIIDFDREAAIQGRLVESSPNYPNSEQCEFTGMNHRDGLGKGNKTEQSLLSEGNQMCKEQKTAKKSKVGLMDPLAIDNQFACEVWSDLRTSGKESKSCSGALNTALEELAKVSEELCSFQEEIRKRSNHRRMKSDSFLQEMPNVINIPHEDHMINNGQCIFPIILEKQKQENRKNLSCSNMLQSNSMKKCGTDTTDLQSIETPPIPPPRSTSRNFPTSYSEHAHESLKESLGHHRQVAQEGQGERNCSPHFLLRHDEMPTLCLNEGKTLKDGPLFSSLAQETKTENKIPCNENIGLSMWPYDIRIGAKSSPSTLWFQKTCSTPSKPKYEKLIPAHPAKSHLDLSINNDYSSLVTQCSGPLSSFNGSFKRNTRNDKLAAKTDEFNRAVFRTDRNCHAMRQNQSYSESSDDLKPCDTIVTRVGNMAENDSGSDILKTSAHMPVNVPDNATKKPTTGLVRQMQGRISHSSYRSMLHEHDWRPSNLSGRPRSADPRSNYGVVEKLLKTYETSVGSDLQNSKCFQDNWTKCHSDVSGGVTPSQHLEMLQIEEELQQKTAMCGVQQVKQGVDWKKITEEPMAVKSSHGKGFSRPARPANRRLPSRWASRAPSAPAALRRTANSYTISLRSEASVV from the exons ATGGACCTTCAGAAGCAGTGGGGAAACACAGAGACTAACTGGCACAAGGAAAAGATGGAATTACTGGACCAGTTTGACAGTGAAAGAAAGGAATGGGAAAGTCAATGGAAGATCATGCAGAAGAAGATAGAAGAG CTTTGTCATGAAGTAAAGCTTCGGAGGAAATTCAACGTGAACGAACATGCTAAGATAATTGATTTTGATCGTGAGGCGGCCATTCAAGGTAGACTGGTAGAATCGTCTCCAAATTACCCCAATTCAGAACAGTGTGAATTTACAGGAATGAATCACAGGGAtggtctggggaaaggaaataaaacagagcAGAGCTTACTCAGTGAAGGAAATCAAATGTGTAAGGAACAAAAGACagcaaaaaaatcaaaagtaggGCTTATGGATCCATTGGCCATAGACAACCAATTTGCGTGTGAGGTCTGGTCTGACCTGAGGACTTCTGGgaaagaaagcaagagctgttcAGGTGCCCTCAACACG GCACTTGAAGAACTTGCCAAAGTTAGTGAAGAATTATGCAGCTTTCAAGAGGAAATACGAAAGAGGTCTAACCACAGAAG GATGAAGTCAGATTCATTTCTCCAGGAAATGCCAAATGTAATTAATATACCTCATGAAGACCACATGATCAACAATGGCCAGTGCATTTTTCCaatcattttagaaaaacaaaaacaggaaaacagaaaaaatctgAGCTGTAGCAATATGCTTCAGAGCAATTCTATGAAAAAATGTGGAACTGATACAACTGATCTGCAAAGTATTGAAACtccacccattccccctccaagaAGCACATCTCGAAATTTTCCCACTTCATATTCTGAACACGCCCATGAAAGTTTGAAGGAAAGTTTAGGCCACCACAGACAGGTGGCCCAAGAAGGTCAAGGTGAAAGGAACTGCAGTCCTCATTTCCTTCTGAGGCACGATGAAATGCCTACACTGTGTCTAAATGAAGGCAAGACTTTGAAAGATGgtcccctgttttcttctttggcacAAGAAACCAAAACAGAGAACAAGATTCCATGTAATGAGAATATTGGACTTAGCATGTGGCCATATGACATCAGGATAGGTGCAAAAAGTAGCCCCTCTACATTGTGGTTTCAGAAAACCTGCTCTACTCCCAGTAAGCCAAAATATGAAAAGCTGATCCCAGCTCATCCTGCTAAATCTCATCTTGATCTTTCTATAAACAATGACTATAGCAGCTTGGTGACACAGTGCAGCGGCCCGCTTAGCAGTTTCAATGGTAGCTTTAAAAGGAACACTAGGAATGATAAGCTAGCAGCAAAGACTGATGAATTTAACAGAGCTGTATTTAGAACCGATAGAAATTGTCATGCAATGCGGCAAAATCAAAGCTACTCAGAATCATCTGATGATCTTAAGCCCTGTGATACTATAGTTACTCGTGTAGGTAACATGGCAGAAAATGACAGTGGCTCTGATATTCTCAAAACCAGTGCCCACATGCCTGTAAATGTGCCTGATAATGCCACCAAAAAACCTACAACAGGCCTAGTCAGACAAATGCAGGGACGCATAAGTCATAGCAGTTACCGGAGTATGCTCCACGAGCATGATTGGCGACCGAGTAATTTGTCTGGTCGACCCAGATCGGCTGATCCTAGGTCCAACTATGGTGTTGTGGAAAAGCTGCTGAAAACCTATGAGACATCAGTGGGGTCTGACCTGCAAAATTCTAAATGCTTCCAGGATAATTGGACCAAGTGTCATTCTGATGTCAGTGGTGGGGTCACACCAAGTCAGCATTTAGAAATGCTCCAAATAGAAGAAGAGCTTCAGCAAAAAACAGCTATGTGTGGGGTACAGCAAGTGAAGCAAGGAGTAGATTGGAAAAAGATAACAGAG GAACCCATGGCAGTGAAATCCTCACATGGAAAAGGATTTTCCCGACCTGCTAGACCAGCAAATCGCCGTCTCCCGTCCAGATGGGCATCAAGAGCTCCATCGGCACCTGCTGCCTTGCGAAGAACTGCCAATAGTTATACCATTTCTCTGCGATCCGAAGCATCAGTGGTCTGA